One Homalodisca vitripennis isolate AUS2020 unplaced genomic scaffold, UT_GWSS_2.1 ScUCBcl_4487;HRSCAF=10677, whole genome shotgun sequence DNA window includes the following coding sequences:
- the LOC124372961 gene encoding uncharacterized protein LOC124372961 — DKLCRLQDGTGSNSVHSEPSSPANSSLSPESAVVSGLSGNKMKHLLASCRTCRPRTRRKPRSPSLREAALIARSVGLDLGAPGDKISSVDDRIFSNEMIADWFPQLTSMSRDLDVVSARVAWEPLLGSGPWYLVTWGPEDGGLSGNLLTNTSDHLTVPRIRYSLPRTDICDQYWTDQPVSTGRYALGPRPKADVPPLRGGGCGGGGGGSYIGVPPGYLAASRAEPLSSQRQ; from the exons gacaaatTATGCCGGTTACAAGATGGAACAGGATCAAACTCTGTCCACTCCGAACCATCTTCTCCTGCCAACTCATCTCTTTCTCCAGAGTCTGCAGTGGTCTCAGGACTCTCTGGCAACAAGATGAAACACCTGCTCGCATCCTGCAGGACTTGCAGACCGAGGACGCGGAGGAAGCCGAGGTCTCCGTCATTGAGAGAGGCTGCACTCATCGCTCGGAGTGTGGGTCTCGACCTCGGTGCACCAGGAGACAAAATATCCTCGGTTGATGATCGTATCTTCAGTAACGAG ATGATAGCCGACTGGTTCCCTCAGCTGACATCGATGTCTCGGGATCTGGACGTGGTGAGCGCCAGAGTAGCCTGGGAGCCCCTCCTAGGGTCGGGACCCTGGTACCTAGTCACCTGGGGGCCCGAGGACGGGGGCCTCAGTGGAAACCTGCTCACCAACACCTCGGACCATCTCACTGTCCCTAGGATCCGATACTCTTTACCACGTACAG ATATCTGTGACCAGTACTGGACAGACCAGCCAGTGTCTACTGGTAGATACGCACTCGGCCCTCGCCCCAAGGCTGATGTCCCCCCTCTCAGGGGCGGAGGGTGTGGCGGGGGCGGTGGGGGCAGCTATATTGGTGTTCCTCCTGGCTATCTTGCTGCTAGCCGGGCGGAACCGCTCTCCAGCCAAAGACAATGA